In one window of Rhizobium oryzihabitans DNA:
- a CDS encoding CTP synthase produces the protein MARYVFITGGVVSSLGKGIAAAALGALLQSRGYRVRLRKLDPYLNVDPGTMSPTQHGEVFVTDDGAETDLDLGHYERFTGRSATKTDNITTGRIYKNIIDKERRGDYLGATVQVIPHVTNEIKDFVIEGNDDYDFVICEIGGTVGDIEAMPFMEAIRQLGNDLPRGTAIYLHLTLMPYIPAAGELKTKPTQHSVKELQALGIHPDILLVRADREIPEAERRKLSLFCNVRPSAVIQALDVANIYDVPIAYHKEGLDSEVLAAFGIEPAPKPRLEQWEEVCNRIRTPEGEVTIAIVGKYTGLKDAYKSLIEALHHGGFANRVKVKLEWIESEVFEKEDPTPYLEKVNGILVPGGFGERGSEGKIMAAQFARERNVPYFGICFGMQMAVVEAARHLAGIENASSTEFGPTSEPVVGLMTEWVKGNELEKRSSKGDLGGTMRLGAYKAALKKDTKIAEIYGTTDISERHRHRYEVNVDYKDRLENCGLVFSGMSPDGVLPETVEYPDHPWFIGVQYHPELKSRPLDPHPLFASFIEAAVEQSRLV, from the coding sequence ATGGCGCGATATGTATTCATCACAGGCGGCGTGGTCTCCTCTCTAGGTAAGGGCATCGCCGCGGCAGCACTCGGAGCTTTGTTGCAATCCCGTGGTTATCGGGTGCGGCTTCGTAAACTCGACCCCTATCTGAACGTCGATCCCGGCACCATGAGCCCGACACAGCACGGCGAAGTGTTCGTGACGGATGACGGTGCCGAGACGGACCTCGACCTTGGCCACTACGAGCGCTTCACGGGGCGTTCGGCCACCAAGACCGACAACATCACCACCGGTCGCATCTACAAGAACATCATCGACAAGGAACGGCGCGGCGACTATCTCGGCGCAACGGTTCAGGTCATTCCGCATGTCACCAACGAGATCAAGGATTTCGTGATCGAAGGCAATGACGATTACGACTTCGTCATCTGCGAAATCGGTGGCACGGTGGGTGACATCGAGGCGATGCCGTTCATGGAGGCGATCCGCCAGCTCGGCAACGACCTGCCGCGCGGCACCGCGATCTATCTTCACCTGACGCTGATGCCTTACATCCCGGCAGCCGGCGAGTTGAAGACCAAGCCGACCCAGCATTCCGTCAAGGAACTGCAGGCGCTCGGCATTCACCCCGACATCCTGCTGGTGCGCGCCGACCGGGAAATCCCGGAAGCGGAACGCCGCAAGCTTTCGCTGTTCTGCAATGTGCGTCCTTCCGCCGTCATCCAGGCGCTGGATGTAGCGAATATCTATGACGTTCCGATTGCCTACCACAAGGAAGGCCTCGATTCGGAAGTGCTGGCCGCGTTCGGTATCGAGCCGGCGCCCAAGCCGCGTCTGGAACAGTGGGAAGAGGTCTGCAACCGCATCCGCACGCCGGAAGGCGAAGTGACCATTGCGATCGTCGGCAAATATACCGGCCTCAAGGATGCCTATAAGTCGCTGATCGAGGCGCTGCATCACGGTGGTTTCGCCAACCGTGTCAAGGTGAAGCTCGAGTGGATCGAGTCGGAAGTCTTCGAAAAAGAAGATCCGACGCCTTATCTCGAAAAGGTCAACGGCATTCTGGTGCCCGGCGGCTTCGGCGAGCGCGGTTCGGAAGGCAAGATTATGGCGGCGCAGTTTGCGCGTGAGCGCAACGTGCCCTATTTCGGCATCTGCTTCGGCATGCAGATGGCGGTCGTGGAAGCGGCCCGTCACCTCGCCGGCATCGAAAATGCCTCCTCCACCGAATTCGGTCCGACCTCCGAGCCGGTCGTCGGCCTGATGACCGAATGGGTGAAGGGCAACGAGCTGGAGAAGCGTTCCTCCAAGGGCGATCTCGGCGGTACGATGCGCCTCGGCGCCTACAAGGCAGCGCTGAAGAAGGACACCAAGATCGCCGAAATCTACGGCACCACGGATATTTCCGAGCGCCACCGTCACCGCTACGAGGTGAATGTGGACTACAAGGACCGGCTGGAAAATTGCGGCCTCGTCTTCTCGGGCATGTCTCCGGACGGTGTCCTGCCGGAAACGGTGGAATATCCTGACCATCCGTGGTTCATCGGCGTGCAGTATCACCCTGAACTCAAGAGCCGTCCGCTTGACCCGCATCCGCTTTTCGCCAGCTTTATTGAAGCGGCGGTGGAGCAGAGCCGGCTGGTTTGA
- the fumC gene encoding class II fumarate hydratase, which yields MTATRTETDTFGPIEVQADRYWGAQAQRSLGNFKIGWEKQPASVVRALGIVKQAAARANMALAGLDPKVGDAIIAAAQEVIDGKLTEHFPLVVWQTGSGTQSNMNANEVISNRAIEMLGGEMGTKKPVHPNDHVNMSQSSNDTYPTAMHIACVEEIVHHLLPSLKHLHQALEAKVKQFEKIIKIGRTHTQDATPLTLGQEFSGYAAQVASAIANIETTLPALSKLAQGGTAVGTGLNAPIGFAEKVAEEISKITGLPFVTAPNKFEALASHDSMVFSHGAINAAAAALFKIANDIRFLGSGPRAGLGELSLPENEPGSSIMPGKVNPTQSEALTQVCAHIFGNNAALSFAGSQGHFELNVYNPMMAYNFLQSVQLLGDAAVSFTDNCVVGIEAREDNIKKGVENSLMLVTALNSKLGYDICAKIAKTAHKNGTTLRDEAVGGGYLTNEEFDQYVRPENMIGPK from the coding sequence ATGACAGCCACACGGACGGAAACCGATACATTTGGACCCATTGAAGTTCAGGCCGATCGCTATTGGGGCGCGCAGGCGCAGCGCTCGCTCGGCAACTTCAAGATCGGCTGGGAAAAGCAGCCCGCCTCTGTCGTTCGTGCGCTGGGCATCGTCAAGCAGGCAGCCGCTCGCGCCAACATGGCGCTGGCAGGCCTCGACCCCAAGGTCGGCGACGCCATCATTGCCGCCGCACAGGAAGTCATCGACGGCAAGCTGACAGAGCATTTCCCGCTCGTCGTCTGGCAGACCGGCTCCGGCACCCAGTCCAACATGAACGCCAATGAGGTGATTTCCAACCGCGCCATCGAAATGCTCGGCGGCGAAATGGGCACCAAGAAGCCCGTTCACCCCAACGACCACGTCAATATGAGCCAGTCCTCGAACGACACATACCCGACGGCGATGCACATCGCCTGCGTGGAAGAGATCGTCCACCACTTGCTGCCGAGCCTCAAGCACCTGCACCAAGCGCTGGAAGCCAAGGTCAAGCAGTTCGAAAAGATCATCAAGATCGGCCGCACCCATACGCAGGATGCAACCCCGCTGACGCTCGGCCAGGAATTCTCCGGTTATGCCGCGCAGGTGGCCTCCGCCATCGCCAACATCGAAACCACCCTGCCCGCGCTCTCCAAGCTCGCCCAGGGCGGCACCGCCGTCGGCACGGGCCTCAACGCCCCTATCGGCTTCGCCGAAAAGGTCGCCGAGGAAATCTCCAAGATCACCGGCCTGCCCTTCGTGACCGCGCCGAACAAGTTCGAGGCGCTCGCCTCGCACGATTCCATGGTCTTCTCGCATGGCGCGATCAATGCGGCAGCCGCTGCACTCTTCAAGATCGCGAACGACATCCGCTTCCTCGGCTCCGGCCCGCGCGCCGGTCTCGGCGAATTGTCGCTGCCGGAAAACGAGCCCGGCTCGTCGATCATGCCGGGCAAGGTCAACCCCACCCAGTCGGAAGCACTGACCCAGGTTTGCGCCCACATCTTCGGCAACAATGCGGCCCTTTCCTTCGCCGGTTCGCAGGGCCACTTCGAGCTCAACGTCTATAACCCGATGATGGCCTACAACTTCCTGCAGTCGGTCCAGCTTCTGGGCGATGCGGCCGTCTCCTTCACCGACAATTGCGTCGTCGGCATCGAGGCCCGCGAAGACAATATCAAGAAGGGCGTCGAGAACTCGCTGATGCTCGTCACTGCGCTCAACAGCAAGCTCGGCTACGACATCTGCGCCAAGATTGCCAAGACCGCGCACAAGAACGGCACGACCCTGCGCGACGAGGCCGTTGGCGGCGGATACCTCACCAACGAGGAATTCGACCAGTATGTGCGCCCGGAAAACATGATCGGCCCGAAGTAA
- a CDS encoding L,D-transpeptidase family protein: protein MLALGLSVSTALPGSAGAVTLMDLLRGGPGKVARDRGELPPAGIVTSPPVSGPSADASDPEPLPRVSGPRYYDYKADAARMVNTANFGEGLANLKFSATPEIAKALEAYYGAGGKTLWVSEGELTERANAVIAFFDTVGESGLDPADYSISVPARDVTASIGNSAPNANVSGTTASGTPVETASASTSDAYQRAQMQFELALSAKVLAYVQDTTRGRVDPNRLSGYHDFKRKTVNLTPVLKLAGLSPDVGAYLRSREPSSTEYLALKAELARLRGEGDAAHVVRVPADLVLKPGNSSADMANVVKAIEHRATPAFKAEHAAIISGYQQTPDYTPDLVDLVKAFQSANGLKPDGVIGRATVRAMVGESNDAKIAKVQVAMEQVRWLPADLGQRYVFINQPAFMAYYHNEGKEQFGMKVVVGSKANQTYFFQDEIQTVEFNPYWGVPQSIIVNEMLPKLRRDPSYLDRMGYEVQVGGRAVSSTSVNWYGSTNAVSVRQPPSSDNALGDLKILFPNAHAIYMHDTPAKSFFNRDMRALSHGCIRLVEPRRMAAAVLGTSVEKVGEQIASGKNRAVQVPEKIPVYVAYFTAWPDKDGKVQFFDDVYDRDSYVQKAFAVTTKARAASI from the coding sequence GTGCTGGCTCTCGGTCTTTCCGTCTCCACCGCTCTTCCCGGCAGCGCCGGCGCGGTGACGCTGATGGACCTTCTGCGTGGCGGCCCGGGCAAGGTCGCGCGTGATCGCGGTGAGCTGCCGCCGGCCGGCATCGTCACCTCGCCACCGGTTTCAGGACCGAGCGCCGATGCCTCCGACCCCGAGCCCCTGCCGCGCGTTTCCGGCCCGCGTTATTACGATTACAAGGCTGATGCCGCCCGTATGGTGAACACGGCGAATTTCGGCGAGGGTCTTGCCAATCTGAAGTTCAGCGCCACGCCCGAAATTGCGAAGGCGCTCGAGGCCTATTACGGCGCGGGCGGCAAGACGCTGTGGGTTTCCGAAGGCGAGCTGACCGAGCGCGCCAACGCCGTCATCGCGTTTTTTGACACGGTCGGCGAAAGTGGACTCGATCCGGCCGATTACAGCATTTCCGTCCCCGCGCGGGACGTGACCGCCAGCATCGGCAACAGTGCTCCCAATGCGAATGTTTCCGGAACGACCGCCTCCGGCACGCCGGTGGAGACGGCTTCCGCCTCTACCTCCGACGCCTATCAGCGGGCGCAGATGCAGTTCGAGCTGGCGCTTTCTGCCAAGGTTCTGGCCTATGTGCAGGACACCACCCGTGGCCGCGTCGATCCGAACCGGCTGTCGGGCTACCATGATTTCAAGCGCAAGACGGTGAACCTCACACCCGTGCTGAAGCTTGCGGGCCTCAGCCCCGATGTCGGCGCCTATCTGCGCAGCCGCGAACCATCCAGCACTGAGTATCTTGCGCTGAAGGCGGAACTTGCGCGCCTGCGTGGCGAAGGCGATGCGGCGCATGTCGTCCGCGTTCCGGCCGATCTGGTGCTGAAGCCCGGCAATAGCAGCGCTGATATGGCCAATGTCGTCAAGGCCATCGAACATCGCGCTACTCCGGCCTTCAAGGCGGAGCATGCGGCGATCATTTCCGGCTATCAGCAGACGCCGGACTACACGCCCGATCTCGTTGATCTCGTGAAGGCCTTCCAGAGCGCAAACGGCCTGAAGCCGGATGGCGTCATCGGCCGCGCTACCGTGCGCGCCATGGTCGGCGAAAGCAATGACGCGAAGATTGCCAAGGTACAGGTGGCGATGGAGCAGGTCCGCTGGCTGCCGGCCGATCTCGGCCAGCGCTACGTCTTCATCAACCAGCCCGCTTTCATGGCCTATTATCACAATGAGGGCAAAGAACAGTTCGGCATGAAGGTCGTGGTCGGCTCCAAGGCCAACCAGACCTATTTCTTCCAGGACGAGATCCAGACCGTCGAGTTCAACCCCTATTGGGGCGTGCCGCAGTCTATCATCGTCAATGAGATGCTGCCGAAGCTGCGCCGCGACCCGTCCTATCTCGACCGGATGGGTTATGAGGTTCAGGTGGGCGGCCGTGCGGTCTCTTCCACCAGCGTCAACTGGTATGGTTCGACCAATGCCGTGTCCGTTCGCCAGCCGCCGAGCAGCGACAACGCGCTGGGCGACCTGAAAATCCTGTTCCCCAATGCGCATGCCATCTACATGCACGATACGCCTGCCAAGAGCTTCTTCAACCGCGACATGCGGGCGCTGAGCCATGGCTGTATCCGTCTCGTCGAGCCGCGCCGCATGGCGGCTGCCGTTCTCGGCACCAGCGTCGAAAAGGTCGGCGAGCAGATCGCGTCTGGCAAGAACCGCGCCGTGCAGGTGCCGGAGAAGATTCCGGTCTACGTGGCCTACTTCACCGCCTGGCCGGACAAGGACGGCAAGGTGCAGTTCTTCGACGATGTCTATGACCGCGACAGCTATGTGCAGAAGGCGTTCGCCGTGACGACGAAGGCGCGGGCTGCGTCGATCTGA
- the rpiA gene encoding ribose-5-phosphate isomerase RpiA, with product MDARQMKIKAAEAALSHVQDGMRLGIGTGSTAEEFVRLLAEKVAAGLKVEGVPTSERTARLCVELGVPLKSLDELPELDLTIDGADEVDHALRLVKGGGGALLREKIVAAASARVIVIADQSKVVETLGAFPLPIEINPFGQVATRIAIEKLAARSGLSGTLTMRSSGDGAFMTDGGHLILDASFGRIPDAEALARELNTIPGVVEHGLFINLASLAIIAGPEGARVMQAV from the coding sequence ATGGATGCCCGCCAGATGAAGATCAAGGCCGCCGAGGCCGCATTGTCCCATGTCCAGGACGGCATGCGGCTTGGTATCGGCACGGGTTCCACGGCTGAGGAATTTGTCAGGCTTCTGGCCGAAAAGGTTGCAGCCGGTCTGAAAGTCGAGGGCGTGCCGACCTCCGAGCGCACCGCGCGTCTCTGCGTGGAGCTTGGCGTGCCGCTGAAATCCCTCGATGAATTGCCGGAACTGGACCTGACCATTGACGGCGCCGATGAGGTGGACCATGCACTGCGGCTTGTGAAGGGCGGCGGCGGCGCGCTCTTACGCGAAAAGATCGTGGCGGCGGCATCTGCCCGCGTGATCGTGATTGCCGACCAGAGCAAGGTCGTGGAGACGCTCGGCGCCTTTCCGCTGCCCATCGAAATCAACCCGTTCGGCCAGGTGGCGACACGGATCGCCATCGAGAAGCTGGCGGCGCGGTCTGGCCTTTCGGGCACGCTGACGATGCGTTCGTCCGGCGACGGCGCCTTCATGACGGATGGCGGACACCTTATTCTCGACGCATCTTTTGGCCGTATTCCTGATGCAGAAGCGCTTGCACGCGAGCTGAACACTATCCCCGGTGTTGTCGAGCACGGACTTTTCATAAATTTGGCATCGCTTGCCATTATCGCGGGACCTGAAGGCGCCCGCGTGATGCAGGCAGTATAA
- a CDS encoding DUF2059 domain-containing protein encodes MIKLAGLGKAAAASILISGIVFGTAARAQEISEAHIAAARQAIASLGVTDRFDDILPGLAERLKAELIQASPNVQDAITETVDAKALELAPRRADLEREAALTYARAFTVEELNAISTFYSSEAGKKLLKDGPIATRELMKAADIWAAGINRDLNASSMTELQKVAGADLKPLPADQNATGGAPAPKP; translated from the coding sequence ATGATCAAACTAGCGGGACTGGGCAAAGCTGCCGCTGCTTCGATCCTTATTTCCGGCATCGTGTTCGGTACTGCCGCACGCGCTCAGGAAATTTCGGAAGCGCATATTGCTGCCGCACGGCAGGCGATCGCCTCTCTTGGCGTAACCGACCGTTTCGACGACATCCTGCCGGGTCTGGCGGAGCGTCTGAAGGCCGAACTCATTCAGGCATCGCCGAATGTTCAGGACGCGATCACCGAGACCGTCGATGCCAAGGCGCTCGAGCTTGCGCCGCGCCGCGCCGATCTGGAGCGTGAGGCTGCACTCACCTATGCGCGCGCCTTCACCGTTGAAGAGCTGAACGCCATTTCCACCTTCTACAGCAGCGAAGCCGGCAAGAAGCTTCTGAAGGACGGCCCGATCGCCACGCGCGAACTGATGAAGGCTGCCGATATCTGGGCCGCCGGCATCAACCGTGACCTGAACGCTTCCAGCATGACCGAACTGCAGAAGGTTGCCGGCGCCGATCTGAAGCCGCTTCCGGCCGATCAGAACGCCACGGGCGGCGCTCCGGCTCCCAAGCCCTGA